The region ACCGTGCGCTCGTCGACCAGTCGCAGGCCATTGCGGTAGGGGGCTGAGGCCGTGTCCTTCAACGGCGCCATGAATTCCTCTGGCGACTTGTAGAAGTTCAGTACGGTCCCTTTGCGGTACTGCTCCTCGCTGATCAGACCTTCATCGGCCATGCCGCGCCAGATCTGGTGCAACTGGTCGTGGACATTGCGGGTCTCACCACCGTTATGACCGAGGTAGCGACCTTCACCATCCCGGGACAGGTTCACCGTCAGCAGTCGTCCACCCACCTGCAGCTCCTTGCTGCGCAATTCCAGGATGTAGGTCCAGTCCTTGAGGGCCTGAGCGGTGAAACGCTGCAGGGCCTCAGCATCGCCGGAAGCCAGCACGTGGGTGTGGGTGTCCAGAGGACCCGGCGACGCACTGAGCCAGTGCATGGCCGTGGCGGAGAAGCCGAAACTCACCGTGTTCGGAGCCACAGCTGGCTCGTAGAAGCTGCGGGCGCTCACCAGCACCGTCGGTTTGGGTCCCCTGGGGATTTGCAGAGCCAGGTTCTCGGCCAGGGCCACGTTGTCGTTGCTCGGCAGGTCATTGCCGATCAGCGTCAGGTGAGCATCGGGCTGGTTGGCGTGCAGGCGGTCCAGCACCTGATGCCAGAGACCGACTGCGGTGCCACCATCGGCAGCTCCGTAATCGATCAGCACATGACTGGTTTGAGCAGTCAGTTGGTCAACACAAGTCAAGGCCCAGTCCGAGGCGGCTTCGATGCAGAGGAGAGCGCCTTCGGTCTGCGCGCTGTAACCCGTGGTCATGGCGATGGCCATCGACCTCGTCAGCGGCAGCCGTCACCGTACAGGACGCATTTGTCAGAGCTTCGTGACAGAGAGCACCTGCCTATCAAGGCTAGGCGGAGAGCAAGTCCCGCAACTGCGGTTCCAGCAGGGCAAAGGCCTTGCCGCGGTGGCCATGGGATTTTTTCTCCGTCAGCGGCATCTGAGCGAAGGTGAGCCCGGTGCCGCTCACTTCAAAAATCGGGTCGTAGCCAAAGCCGCAGTCGCCGCGGGGGGTTGTGGTGATCCAGCCATCACAATGCCCTTCCACTTCGATCAACACGCTGCCATCAGGGGAGACAACACAAAGTGCGGCACAGAACTGAGCGTCACGTTCGCTGGCGTTGCTCAGCGCCCCGAGCAGTTTTTCGATCCGTTCCGGGTCTGTGGGGGCGTAACGCGCCGAATGAACGCCTGGGGCTCCCCCCAGAGCGTTCACGCTCAACCCGGAATCATCAGCAAGGGCCCAGCTGCCTGTCATGGCGGCCACAGCCGTGGCCTTGATCCGGGCATTGGCTGCGAATGTGCTGCCGGTCTCCTCCACATCAAACCCCTGCGGCTGCGCCTGAACGTTGAGAGGTAGGTGCTGCAGCAGGCCCTGAAATTCACGGATCTTGCCGGCGTTCCCGCTGGCGATCACCAGGGTTCTCATGCGGCTTCGGCGTAACGCTTTGCCCAGGCCAGCACAGCACGGACCCGATCGCGATCCGGGGCTTCGCAGTACAGGCGCAGCAGGGGCTCCGTGCCGGAGAAGCGCAGCATCAGCCAATGGCTGGCGCCCATGCGCAGCTTGATGCCGTCTGTGGTGTTCACTTCAACCACCGCGGCACCGGCCACCTCCTGGGGTGTGGAGCTCGCCAGCAGGGTCTCCAGACGTCGTCGCGCCTCCATGTCCGGCAGCCGCAGGTCCAGCCGGTCGTAATGGCTGGCACCACTATGGCGTCGCTGCAGAGCGTCAAGTCGGCGGCCGAGGGGTTGGCCGCCTTCCACCAGCGCTTCCAGCACGAGCATCGCGGCGAACAGGGCATCCCGTTCCGGCAGATGCATGCCGAAGCCCACCCCCCCGGACTCCTCCCCACCGATCAGCACCTCACCCGTCAGCATCTCGCTGGCGATGTACTTGAACCCGACGGCTAGTTCCAGGACTTCACGGTCCTGAGCTTCTGCCACCAGGCGCATCAGATCGGAACCGCTCACAGTCTTCACCACCGTTCCAGGCAGCTGGCGGGCCCGGGCGAGATGGTCGATCAGCAGGGGCATCAGCAGCTGAGTACTGCAGAACCGACCGTTCTCATCCACGGCGGCGATGCGATCACCATCCCCATCGAAGACCAGACCCACCGCTGGTGTGCCCGCTGCCGTGGAGTGCTGAACCGCTGTGATCAGGTCGCTGAGGTATGGGGCCAGGGGTTCCGGTGGATGGCCGCCGAACAGGGGATCACGCGTGCTGCGGATCTCGTCCACCAACTCAGAGGCTTCAGGGCCGAGCAGATCGCTGACACAGCCGGCTGCAGATCCATGCATCGGGTCGACGAACACCTTCAGGTTCATCGCCTTCAGGCCCGTCACCAAAGCGGTGAGGTCCAATTTGCGACGCAATCCCTCAAGGTGCTCACCCCGCCCGTCGAAACGGCTGGTGGTCGCTGCAATGGGTGGTGTGATGCCGCCAGCCGCCAGGCGTCGCTCCACCGATGCGGTGAAGTCCCCCTCCACCGAGCCTCCGAAGGGACCTTTGATTTTCAGACCCAGCCATTCAGGGGGGTTATGGCTGGCAGTGATCACCAGGGCTCCCAGCGCTTTGCGTTCCACCACCGCCCAGCTGCAGGCAGGTGTCGGCACGGGCGTCTCGGTGAGGAGTGGCTCAAGCTCGCAGCCACGCACGGCATTGGCGATGGCTTCCGCCAGTTCCGGTGCCAGGAAGCGGCGATCGAAGCCGATGATCACCGTGCGGCTGTTCAGACCGTCTGGTGCGCGATGGGCCAGCTCCTGGGCCGCTGCAGCTGCGACTGGCAGCAACCGCTCAACGGTGATGTCCACCCCCAGGACGCCGCGCCAGCCGTCGGTGCCGAACTTGATCGGCGCGGGTATGAGGCGGAGAGGTGCTGACGCCATGGCCGAAAGGGCAATGATCAGGATTTAGCAGTTGGCAGCCGTAAGGTCGGCCCATGGGTGCCACCCCGCCTGCCGACAACGTTCTCACCGACCGGTTGCTGCGGAGCTGGCTGCGTTGTCGCCGCAGGGCCTGGCTGGATCGTCATGGTGATCCAGCCTTACGGCAGTGGACGGCGCACCGCAATCTGATGCTGGACGATCAGCAACGTTGTTTTGTGGCGTTGCTGCCCCAGAAGCCCGGCCGCGGTGAGGCGGCCTGTGCCGAGGGCGCGGATGGCGTTGTTGGACTGCGGTTCAAAGGGAAGGGCCCTGGAGGGGAAGCCCTGGAGGCCCATCCCCCGCTGCTGATGCGGGTGAGCGGTCGCAGCCGCTGGGGAGATTTCGCCTACCAGCCGGTGCTGGCTCGCCAGGGTCGACGCATGACGCGGGAACATCAGCTTCCTCTGGCGCTGATGGCGCTGCTGCTGGAGCAGGAGCAGCAGGCGCCGGTGACGGAGATGCTCGTGGTCGGTGGGGGTGGCCGCCGACTTGAGCGGGATCGGGTTGGTTTGTCCGCCGGACTCCGCAAGCAACTGGCGGATGCGTTGCGCAAGCTGAGGCTGGATCTGCAGCGGGAGGAGCCGCCTGATCTGGCAGCGGATCGCCGTAAGTGCACCCTTTGCAGTTGGCGCCAGGTCTGCAATGGCGTCGCAGCTAGCGAGGGTCACCTCAGCGAAGTGAGCGGTATCGGGGCCAAGCGTCGGGAGATGCTCCAGGAGCTCAACATCCGCGGTCTGGCTGATCTGGCTGCTGCCGATCGGGAGCAGTTGGCCACGGCCATGGAACGCTTCGGGGAACAGCACGGTGACGTCGCCCGCACCCTGGTGGCCCAGGCCCGATGCCAGCGCAGCGGCAAGCCGGAACGGCTCAGCAGCACGCCGGCTCTGCCGGAACTGATTCCTGCCCCGGGGGTGCTGCTGTACGACATCGAGTCAGATCCGGACGCTCGCCATGACTTCCTGCATGGGTTCTGGAGTCTGCCCCGCGGCAGTGATGGACGTTGGGATCTGGCTGCTGCGCGTTATCAGCCGCTGATGGTGTTGGAGGAACACGGTGAGCCCCGCTGCTGGCAGCGCATCGCGCGTTACATCAGTCGATACGACGACTGGCCGGTGCTCCACTACGGCGAAACCGAATCTCTGGCACTGCTGCGCATGGCGCAACGGCAAGGCGTATCAGAGCAGGAGCAGGCTCGGTTGCGGCGGCGATTGGTCGATGTTCATGCCCGAATTCGCCAGAACTGGCGCCTTCCTCTCAATAGCTATGGCCTGAAGTCTGTGGCCTCCTGGCGTGGTTTTCAGTGGGGCCAGAGCGGTGTGGATGGGGCCCATGCCCTGCTGTGGTGGCGCCATTGGCAGGGGGAGGGACCGGAGCGACGCGGCAGTTCCCATGCCCTGCTTTGGATCTTTCAGTACAACCGGGATGATTGCCGTGCCACCTGGGCCGTCGCCGATTGGCTTCGCCATCAGGATCAGGCTGGCGGCTCCTGAAAGGCTGCCGGCTCTGCGAGCTGTACGGTCTGGCCGGTCGGCCCCTCCACGGAGGAGTGATCAAGAAACTGGCGACGCACCAGAGCCAGCCCCAGCGCGGCTCCCGGGTGTGAAAGGGCACTGGTGATGGTGCCGGCCCGGTCGGACCCGACGTTGAGCTGATCACCGGGTTGCAGGGGCTGGTCGCTGCGCCAGCAACGCAGTTGCTGCTTCACCCCTCCCTTGCCAGTGAGTTTCGCCATCGTTTCCTGACCCAGATAACAACCTTTGTCGAGGCTGATCCGCCCTGATAAGCCCAATTCAAGGGGGTTGGTTTCACCGTTCATCTCTGCTGGGCCAGGCGGGAATCCCTGTTGCAGGCGATGGCGTTCCAGCGCATCGCTCTCCAGTTGGGTGGACGCGTTGAGCTCCGCGGGCAACGGCTGGTCCTTGTCGAGCCACAACGCCGGACCCACAGGGTCAAGTCCTTGCACACGCCGCTGACGACGCGATGCATTCAGCCGGACCCGATCGGCGGGAAAAATCACCTGATCGAAGCCGCCTCTGACGGATTCCACATCGCCAGCCAGCACGAGAACATCAGCACCGGTGGCATCAAGTCTTAGTTCCAGCAGAGCGCGAAGCCGGCCCGTGGCCGTGAGCCAGCAACTTTGCTGAAGTTCTCCGTCAACGAGGCCGGAGAGATCAGCTGTTGTCTGCCCTTGCAGAAAATCCCTGGCACCCTTGCCCTCCAGTCGCAGCAGGGGAAAGGCGTCATCCCAGTGGATGGTGGTCGTCATCGGTTGAGCTCCTCGGCGGCGCTGGACACCTCCGACAGGCGGAACAGGCTCACCAATTCCAGGTTCGCAGCAGCCACGGCTGTGGCTCCTCCCTCCTCACGGTCCACGATCGTGATGACCCGTTTGACCACGTAGCCGGCCTTTCGCAGTTGATGAACTGCTTTCAACGATGAGCCACCGGTGGTGACCACGTCCTCCAGAACGGTGATCAATGCGCCCTTCAGTGGCAATGGCCCTTCCAGCCAAGCGCCGGTGCCATGCCCCTTGGCTTGTTTCCGAACGATCAAGGCGTTCAGGGGGCGCTCGACCAGCGCCGCCGCCATCGCGACTCCACTGACCAGCGGATCAGCGCCCAGGGTCAGTCCTGCGACGGCAACGGCCTGAGCGTCGAGATGATCGAGCATGGCGCTGCTGATCAGAGCCAGACCGGATCCGCTCAAGCTGACCGGTTTGCAATTCACGTAGTGCTCGCTCTCCCGTCCGGAGGCCAGCGTGAACTGACCACGGCGGTAGGCCTCCCGCGCCAGACGCTTCAACAGGATGCGTCTGGCGTCGTGGTCGTAGCGGAACGCTGAGGTCATGGACTGGCCGCGCACACGAACAGTTCTTAGTTTGCGCTTAGCCGTGTTGAGCTCTTGGGATCCACAACACAGTTGTCTGCGCCTTGGCGGCTCGGCCTGCTTGTGGTCGGCGTTGCCACAGGCTTAGGGCCCGTTGTTGCGGCAGGCCCTGTGATGTGAACAACAACGCTGGAGGCTCCTGAGCTGTCGTCTGCAGCCACCGAGCCCGTGGAGGTCACCACCTGCGCTCCGGTGGAGACCACCAGTGAGCTGGTGGAGCGTCGCCTCTACACCTGGACCGCTTCTTACGAACGGGGTGTTGATCTGGTGCATCAGACACCGATCTGTTCGGGATCGCCGTCGCAGGTGAGGGGGGTACCCAGCTGATGGGCCTGGGGCTCCCGGATCAGACCATCATCTGGGATGCCGTGGCGACCAGCTCCACCACCCGGGCGCTGCTGGAGGAGCAGAGCTCAGCACTGCCATTGAGAACTCAGGATCTGGCCAACGGTTTCGACAGCAGCCTTGCGTTGGAGAGCATCGGTTCGGAGCAGACCCTGCAGTCCAAACCGGAATTTTTGGAGATCGACAACGCAGCCCTTCAACCCCTGTGGTAACAATCGTGTTGACCTGGGGGTCTAGCAATCTGGTGAATGCAGCGAACTCATAATTCGCCTAAGGCGAGTTCGATCCTCGCGACCCCCATTTCTTTCGACTGATGCGGTTGCCACTGCTGGCCCTGCTTCTGCTGCTGCCGGCTTTCTTCGCTGCCGCTGAAGTCGCTCTTCTGCGACTGCGCCCCAGCCGCGTTGATGTCCTCGTGGAGGAGGGCAAGGCTGGTGCAGCCTCGATTCATCGGCTGCAGCGGCGGTTGCGCCGAGCCCTGATGCTGTCTCAGTTCGGAGCGACATTGGCCCTAGTGGCCCTGGGGTGGGCTGGTCGCGGTCTTGGCCAGCGTCTCTGGCCCGATGGCACCGCAGGGGTGGTTTGGTGGGATGTCGCTCTGTTTCTGGGGCTTGTGCTGCTGGCGACCCTGCTGGCTGGATTGCTGCCCAAGGCCTGGGTGCTCAGTCGTCCGGAACCCGCCGCTCTGCGCCTGGCACCTCTGCTGGAGATGGCGATGCGCTGCCTGTCGCCGCTGCTAAACCTGCTTGAGGGCCTGGCTGCCGTCTTGCTGCGGCTTGTGGGCCTGGCGCCGAAGTGGGATGAACTGGTGCCGGCCCTCTCCGCCGGCGAGCTGGAAACCCTGGTGGAATCTGGGCGCGTCACCGGCTTGTTCCCAGATGAGCGCAACATCCTCGAGGGGGTGTTTGCCTTGCGCGACACCCAGGTCCGCGAAGTGATGGTGCCCAGGTCCGGGATGGTGACGTTGTCGGTGGATGTCCGCTTTGCCGAGATGATGGAGGCCGTGCATCACACACGTCACGCCCGATTCCCAGTGATCGGGCAGTCTCTCGATGACGTGCGCGGCGTCCTGGATCTGCGGAGGATGGCCGAACCGATCGCCCGAGGCGAGCTGCAGGCGGACTCTCCACTGGAGCCCTACCTTCAGCCAGCAGTGCGCGTTCTGGAGACAAGCACCCTGGCGGAGCTGCTGCCGATGATCCGCAGCGGCCAGCCACTGCTGCTGGTGGTCGACGAACACGGCGGCACGGAGGGCTTGGTGACGGCGGCGGATCTCACCGGGGAAATTGTGGGAGATGAGCTGCAGGAAGACCCCAAGGAGCCTGAGCTCCTGCAGGACGACGACCAACCGGGGGCTTGGTTGGCGGCTGGCGATCTTGAAATCTTTGAACTGAACCGGCAGCTAGAGCTTGACCTGCCGGAAGCCGATGATCACCACACCCTGGCTGGGTTCCTGCTGGAACGCTTGCAGCACATTCCCGCCCCTGGAGAGGCCCTGCGTTTCAACGGCGTGCAGTTTGAGATCACCGCCATGGCCGGACCCCGGATTGAACGGGTGCGACTGGTGCTCCCGGATGCGTCCGAAGCAGTGGACTGAAGCCGGATAACCTGCCCGCAATCACCCCGGCTTGTCGATGTCTCCCGACCCCATGCGTCCGGTCAAGGTCGGGGTCATCGGCATTGGAAACATGGGCTGGCATCACGCCAGGGTGCTGAGCCTCCTGAAAGATGCTGATCTTGTGGGTGTGGCTGATCCCGATGGCGATCGCGGTGCCCTGGCGGTGGAGCAATTCGGCTGCCGTTGGTTCGCTGACTACCGCACGATGCTCAGCGAGGTGGAGGCCGTTTGCATTGCCGTGCCGACCCTGCTGCACCATCCAGTCGGCCTGGCCTGCCTGGAAGCCGGTCTGCATGTGTTGATCGAGAAGCCGATCGCTGCCAGTCAGGACGAAGCAACGGCACTGATCAGTGCTGCAAACGACGCCGGCCGTCTGCTGCAGGTGGGTCACATCGAGCGCTTCAACCCCGCCTTCCGTGAGCTCACGAAAGTGGTGGCCAATGAGGAGGTGGTGGTCCTGGAGGGGCGGCGCCACAGCCCCCATGCGGACCGAGCCAACGATGTGTCAGTGGTGCTGGATCTGATGATTCACGACATCGACTTGGTGCTGGAACTGGCTCAGGCGCCGGTGGTGCGGCTCGCCGCCGCCGGAGGTCGCAGTGCCGATGGACCGATCGATTACGTCAACGCGACCCTCGGGTTTGCGAACGGTGTGGTGGCCAGTCTCACGGCCAGCAAGATGAGCCACCGCAAGATCCGCAGCCTCAGTGCGCACTGCCGTTCCAGCTTGGTCGAGACCGATTTCCTGAATCACACCCTGCATATCCACCGCCGCGCCCACGAGTGGTATTCCGCCGATCACGGTGAGTTGCTTTACAGAAACGATGGCTTTATCGAGGAGGTCAGCACCACGTCGATCGAACCTCTCTACGCCGAGCTCGAGCATTTTCTGCAGTGTGTCCGTGGCCGTGAAACGCCCGCTGTTGACGGCCTGCAGGCCTCCAGAGCACTGCGTTTGGCCGATCTGATCGAGCAGGCGGTGGAACATCCCGACATGGGTGTCCCCCTCACCGATCCGATCTAGCGACGCGGACGGCGCCCGTCAGACCAGCCCTTCCTGTTCAGCCAGTTCCCGCAGAGCCGCCACCTGCCAGCGGCGGCAGTCACCAGGAGATGCGGCATAGAACTGCCCCCAGGCTCGGGCTTTGTGCTGGCTATAGCTGGCGGCGCTCAGCGAGGGATGCGTCTGTTGCCAGCCCACACGCACGGAGTGGCCAATCACCACATCCAACGCCAGGTCGTCATCGAAGTGCACCTCCGGGTTGGCTTCCACGAAGGCCATCAGAGACAAGAGGCACTCCGTACAGAGCTGTCGATATTCCGGCGCCTGGATTCGGCTGAGCAGATGCTCCACCAACGTGGCGAAGTTCTTTTCCCCCGCAGTTTTCTCGAGGATCAGGCGGCTGTTCAGTCGATTGCGGCGTTCCAGCTTGTCGCCGACCACCAGGCCGCGGCAGTGGTGCAACAACGACCAGATGCCGGCATAAAAATCCCTGGGCACCTTCTGCAGTGAACCAAGACGGATGCGGTGCTGCAGCCAGTCGCCGCCGCTGGGGGGCTGGTCAATGGGATCCGGCACCTTCCACTGCACCCGGCCGGTGACATGCAGCTGCTCACCGCGCTGCAGGGCAGCCCTGGCATGTTCAACATCGCTGAGGAGTTGTCGCAGCCGATCCCGGATCCGATGCGGTGAGCTGCTGCACAACGCTTCAAAGGCCTCGTCCTGGCTGAGCTGATCCTCTGCCGCCAGTTCAGAGGTGAGCAGCAGCAGCAGTTGACTGAGCTGCAGGGTGAGGATCCCTTTCAGCAGCCCGGGATCGCGCCGGGCCACGCCGTCCAGGGCCAGCAGCAGCTCCTGCTCAAGCATCCGCTCGCGTCCGTCCACCCCGCTGGTGCGTGCGATCCGTTCGGCGATGGCGCTGCTGTCTAGGGGGTGGCTGAGCCGTGCATCAGCGGTGTAGTTGCGGCCCACGACCACCTGTTTCTGACGCACCAGCAGATCGGTCAGGGCATCCTCCAGTTGGGGATGGACCATGCCCATCGCACCGGCGCAGCGCCGCACCACACTCCAGTCCTGGCAGCGCAGTCCGCGGTGGTACACCTCCTCCAGCAACTGCTGAATCGTCACGCTGCGGCCGTGCGGACTGGTTTCAAGGGCCTTGGCTCCGAAGCGGCGTTGCAGCAGGTCCAGAACGTCGGCCTGTTCATGCAGCGACTGGGTGTTCCACAACCTCCTCCGCAGGACGTCCGCGTCGGTTTCGTCGAGCTCCTGTTCTTCAGCGGCCGTGAGATCGCGGAGGTCGGTGGCGTCCTGTAGCAGAGAGGATCGGCTCGGCTCCAGGGCCGTCGGCTCAGTGTCGGCCCCCCCCTCTCGCAGGGTCACCCAACTGGCCTGAATGGCCAGCTGTTTCAGTTGGTCGAACTGCACAGGGATGTCCCCGATGCGGCCGCTGAGCAGCGTTTGTCCCAGCTGCAGGAACACCTCGGGATGATGCTGGAAGGATTCATCGCTGACGGGGATCAACAGCAGCGGCAGCCCGGGACCACGCCAGTGACGCTTCAACAGATGGAGTTCATCCACCACGCTGTCCTCCAACTGAAGCGGGTCATCGGCCAGGTAGCTGATGCCGTCCTCCAGCACCGCCGTCGTGAAGGCCAGGGTCTGTTCCCCCAGGCGGTACAGCCGTGCGGTGTCTTCGGTTTCGGTGCGCTGCACCGGTTTGCCACTCAGGCCGAGCCTCGGATTGGCCCCGATAGAGCTCCACCGGGTTGCCAGGGCATCCGAGGGCTGGATTGTGATCCCATCACCACTGTCCAGCGGTAGGCCGGCATCGATCAGGGCCTGCCTGACGAAGGTTGTCTCTGCAGCGAAGGCCACCAGCACGGCATCAGCTCCGAGCGCCATGGCCTGTCGCCGCTCGCACGGATCAAGATCCTCTGGGGTGATCAACCCCTCCAGCAGCATTTCGCCCAGCCAGGCCAGGCTTTGCGTCCAGATCAGGGGGAGATTGCTGTTGGCCTGGCGAGGTTGGCTGCCGGGCTGTCTCCGTTCCGCTTCGACCCGATCAGCGGCCACCTGATACAGCTCGGGGTAAAGCGCTTCCCCATCCCGATGCACGGCCAGGGTTGTCAGCTTGTCCTGCCAGGAGCGGGCATCCTGCCAGCGTTCCTCGCAGCAGGCGGTGACCAGTTCAAAGGCCAGAAACAGCGGCCATTCCGATTCGATCCCTTCGAACTGGGCGAGCTCCTCCGGTTCGTAGTGAAGACGATTGATGTCTTCCACGGCGGTTTGATGGCCATCCCGGAGAAAGCGTTTGTAGCCATAGGTGCCTCCCAGTTCCCGTCGCACCCGGCGCAGGGTCCGCTGCAACAGGTCCTGGTTTTCGATGGCCCAGGCCGGGAAGCCCACCACCGACAGGCAAGCGCTGTCGGCTTCCTTGCTGGCGGATTCCCGCGGCAGCAGGCTTTCGAGCGCCCGCCGCAGACGAACCACAGCTCCCTGGGGGATGAGCAGTTGGCACGTCCCATCGCCGTGGACTTCGAAGAGGTCGAGGCCTTCCAGGGCCTCCAGAGCGGCTTTCGCCATGCCGATGGAGCTGGAATTGCGTTCGGGCAAGCCGTTGTTGCCTTTGTCGCCCCGTTCCCAGATGCCGTAATCAGGGGTTCGATACGCCCGGGCGACGTAATACACGAGGTTCTGAATGAAATCCACCTCATCCCGGCTCTGGATCACGGTGCAGCCACCGCGGGTGAGTTGAGCCAGCTGGAGCAGAAACAGGGAGGTGGCATCGAGTTGCAGATGTCCCCAGGCGTCATCCGCCACCACCGGATCACCGCTGCTGCTGTCGTACTTCGCGTGCAGAGCGTCGAGAGGATCGAGGCTCACTTTGAAGCGCTCCACCTTCCCGGCCTGGCGGAGCATGGCTCGCAGCAACCCCCGCATCAGCGCGATCACCCGTTGCTCGAGCTCCCAGGCCCGCCGGTCGTGGGCTCCATGGCGGCGACGGTGGGCCATGGCCAGAGCCCAGACGCACTGCACGGAGTAGACACAGTCCCGCACCCAGGCATCGCCGTAGTTGCCGTGAACCGTGTGGGCGGTGCTGGCGGGCAGCAAACCACTAATTGGGTCCTGGCGTTGCAGCACCACCTGCTCAATCGAATGATCGAGCCGAGCCAGGACTGAATCGCGATGATCTTGATCCTGTTGGGTCTGTGTTGCCGTCACCACCATGACCCGTCTTGTC is a window of Synechococcus sp. A15-24 DNA encoding:
- a CDS encoding SAM-dependent methyltransferase → MAIAMTTGYSAQTEGALLCIEAASDWALTCVDQLTAQTSHVLIDYGAADGGTAVGLWHQVLDRLHANQPDAHLTLIGNDLPSNDNVALAENLALQIPRGPKPTVLVSARSFYEPAVAPNTVSFGFSATAMHWLSASPGPLDTHTHVLASGDAEALQRFTAQALKDWTYILELRSKELQVGGRLLTVNLSRDGEGRYLGHNGGETRNVHDQLHQIWRGMADEGLISEEQYRKGTVLNFYKSPEEFMAPLKDTASAPYRNGLRLVDERTVYVKCPYRRRWNEDGDTASFAAGLMATIRSWSRHSFASVAGDALADQVYARLEQRIADAPSEWSLDYVEHHQMMEKVA
- the rdgB gene encoding RdgB/HAM1 family non-canonical purine NTP pyrophosphatase, yielding MRTLVIASGNAGKIREFQGLLQHLPLNVQAQPQGFDVEETGSTFAANARIKATAVAAMTGSWALADDSGLSVNALGGAPGVHSARYAPTDPERIEKLLGALSNASERDAQFCAALCVVSPDGSVLIEVEGHCDGWITTTPRGDCGFGYDPIFEVSGTGLTFAQMPLTEKKSHGHRGKAFALLEPQLRDLLSA
- a CDS encoding phosphoglucomutase/phosphomannomutase family protein; its protein translation is MASAPLRLIPAPIKFGTDGWRGVLGVDITVERLLPVAAAAAQELAHRAPDGLNSRTVIIGFDRRFLAPELAEAIANAVRGCELEPLLTETPVPTPACSWAVVERKALGALVITASHNPPEWLGLKIKGPFGGSVEGDFTASVERRLAAGGITPPIAATTSRFDGRGEHLEGLRRKLDLTALVTGLKAMNLKVFVDPMHGSAAGCVSDLLGPEASELVDEIRSTRDPLFGGHPPEPLAPYLSDLITAVQHSTAAGTPAVGLVFDGDGDRIAAVDENGRFCSTQLLMPLLIDHLARARQLPGTVVKTVSGSDLMRLVAEAQDREVLELAVGFKYIASEMLTGEVLIGGEESGGVGFGMHLPERDALFAAMLVLEALVEGGQPLGRRLDALQRRHSGASHYDRLDLRLPDMEARRRLETLLASSTPQEVAGAAVVEVNTTDGIKLRMGASHWLMLRFSGTEPLLRLYCEAPDRDRVRAVLAWAKRYAEAA
- a CDS encoding TM0106 family RecB-like putative nuclease, whose amino-acid sequence is MGATPPADNVLTDRLLRSWLRCRRRAWLDRHGDPALRQWTAHRNLMLDDQQRCFVALLPQKPGRGEAACAEGADGVVGLRFKGKGPGGEALEAHPPLLMRVSGRSRWGDFAYQPVLARQGRRMTREHQLPLALMALLLEQEQQAPVTEMLVVGGGGRRLERDRVGLSAGLRKQLADALRKLRLDLQREEPPDLAADRRKCTLCSWRQVCNGVAASEGHLSEVSGIGAKRREMLQELNIRGLADLAAADREQLATAMERFGEQHGDVARTLVAQARCQRSGKPERLSSTPALPELIPAPGVLLYDIESDPDARHDFLHGFWSLPRGSDGRWDLAAARYQPLMVLEEHGEPRCWQRIARYISRYDDWPVLHYGETESLALLRMAQRQGVSEQEQARLRRRLVDVHARIRQNWRLPLNSYGLKSVASWRGFQWGQSGVDGAHALLWWRHWQGEGPERRGSSHALLWIFQYNRDDCRATWAVADWLRHQDQAGGS
- a CDS encoding folate-binding protein YgfZ; this translates as MTTTIHWDDAFPLLRLEGKGARDFLQGQTTADLSGLVDGELQQSCWLTATGRLRALLELRLDATGADVLVLAGDVESVRGGFDQVIFPADRVRLNASRRQRRVQGLDPVGPALWLDKDQPLPAELNASTQLESDALERHRLQQGFPPGPAEMNGETNPLELGLSGRISLDKGCYLGQETMAKLTGKGGVKQQLRCWRSDQPLQPGDQLNVGSDRAGTITSALSHPGAALGLALVRRQFLDHSSVEGPTGQTVQLAEPAAFQEPPA
- the pyrE gene encoding orotate phosphoribosyltransferase yields the protein MTSAFRYDHDARRILLKRLAREAYRRGQFTLASGRESEHYVNCKPVSLSGSGLALISSAMLDHLDAQAVAVAGLTLGADPLVSGVAMAAALVERPLNALIVRKQAKGHGTGAWLEGPLPLKGALITVLEDVVTTGGSSLKAVHQLRKAGYVVKRVITIVDREEGGATAVAAANLELVSLFRLSEVSSAAEELNR
- a CDS encoding hemolysin family protein, which translates into the protein MRLPLLALLLLLPAFFAAAEVALLRLRPSRVDVLVEEGKAGAASIHRLQRRLRRALMLSQFGATLALVALGWAGRGLGQRLWPDGTAGVVWWDVALFLGLVLLATLLAGLLPKAWVLSRPEPAALRLAPLLEMAMRCLSPLLNLLEGLAAVLLRLVGLAPKWDELVPALSAGELETLVESGRVTGLFPDERNILEGVFALRDTQVREVMVPRSGMVTLSVDVRFAEMMEAVHHTRHARFPVIGQSLDDVRGVLDLRRMAEPIARGELQADSPLEPYLQPAVRVLETSTLAELLPMIRSGQPLLLVVDEHGGTEGLVTAADLTGEIVGDELQEDPKEPELLQDDDQPGAWLAAGDLEIFELNRQLELDLPEADDHHTLAGFLLERLQHIPAPGEALRFNGVQFEITAMAGPRIERVRLVLPDASEAVD
- a CDS encoding Gfo/Idh/MocA family oxidoreductase; protein product: MSPDPMRPVKVGVIGIGNMGWHHARVLSLLKDADLVGVADPDGDRGALAVEQFGCRWFADYRTMLSEVEAVCIAVPTLLHHPVGLACLEAGLHVLIEKPIAASQDEATALISAANDAGRLLQVGHIERFNPAFRELTKVVANEEVVVLEGRRHSPHADRANDVSVVLDLMIHDIDLVLELAQAPVVRLAAAGGRSADGPIDYVNATLGFANGVVASLTASKMSHRKIRSLSAHCRSSLVETDFLNHTLHIHRRAHEWYSADHGELLYRNDGFIEEVSTTSIEPLYAELEHFLQCVRGRETPAVDGLQASRALRLADLIEQAVEHPDMGVPLTDPI